From the Natrarchaeobaculum aegyptiacum genome, one window contains:
- a CDS encoding SIR2 family protein, producing MEDIEEYQLEITEDIRETVGSKPVQPILFVGSGLSKRYFSGPSWDGLLSNLAASCPKLEYNYGYYRQSRDPPEMGSLLADRFSQWAWDQNERKFSDMKPDYEQNPDIFLKKEISDRFKELTPETVDELTEEKLDEDLTIEDAANEIDLLRDIQPHAVITTNYDTFLETIFNNDGKEDEKYDVIVGEKILRAPHKSVGEILKIHGSVTQPESLILTSEDYDEFVNRKRYLSSKMLTYFAEHPLLIVGYSATDPNVRSILSWVNQLLPGDEMVAEDIYFLNFCRNIEELDEYSLRKRIPLGEERYISVKQIMAKDFGWVFEAFASGEGFEVDIRYLRKLLANTYEVVRSKSSRERVVDHQRLEEVAEDQGELATVLGISAEERDRGFLFDHDLSPSDLYDETGLGSAHKFKEKVLVPIYQDSGVNITGFKNSYHIAFWNEGESPDYRRYSSAAVGLCNRVMEGEEYNLNIPESRINEDHMERGLDLSPFID from the coding sequence ATGGAAGATATTGAGGAGTATCAATTAGAGATAACTGAGGATATCCGGGAGACGGTCGGATCAAAGCCAGTTCAACCAATCTTATTCGTCGGTTCAGGCCTGTCAAAAAGATATTTCTCAGGACCAAGTTGGGACGGCTTATTGTCTAATCTCGCGGCCAGCTGTCCAAAGCTTGAATACAATTATGGGTATTATCGGCAAAGCCGCGATCCACCTGAGATGGGTAGTCTACTTGCTGACCGCTTTTCACAGTGGGCCTGGGATCAAAATGAGCGAAAATTTTCCGATATGAAACCTGACTACGAACAGAACCCAGACATATTTCTGAAAAAAGAGATTTCAGACCGCTTTAAAGAGCTTACACCAGAAACTGTTGATGAACTCACGGAAGAAAAGCTTGATGAGGATTTAACTATAGAAGATGCAGCTAACGAAATTGATCTATTGAGGGATATACAACCGCATGCTGTAATAACAACTAATTATGATACGTTTTTAGAGACGATATTTAACAATGATGGCAAAGAAGACGAAAAATATGATGTTATCGTTGGTGAGAAAATACTGAGAGCACCCCACAAGAGTGTTGGAGAAATACTGAAAATTCATGGATCCGTGACTCAACCAGAGTCATTAATTTTGACATCTGAAGATTATGATGAATTTGTCAACAGAAAAAGATACCTTAGTTCAAAAATGCTCACCTATTTTGCTGAACACCCACTTCTAATTGTTGGGTACAGCGCCACTGATCCAAATGTTCGTTCTATCTTGTCTTGGGTAAATCAGCTGTTGCCCGGAGATGAGATGGTTGCTGAGGACATCTATTTCCTTAACTTTTGCCGTAATATTGAGGAGTTAGACGAATATTCGCTGAGAAAACGAATTCCACTCGGTGAAGAACGATATATTTCTGTAAAACAGATCATGGCGAAAGACTTCGGATGGGTCTTCGAAGCGTTTGCGAGCGGCGAAGGATTCGAAGTTGACATCCGTTACCTCCGGAAACTATTGGCAAATACCTACGAGGTGGTGCGGTCTAAATCCTCTCGCGAACGCGTTGTTGATCACCAGCGCTTGGAGGAGGTTGCAGAAGACCAAGGAGAACTGGCAACGGTACTTGGTATCTCAGCAGAAGAACGAGATCGAGGGTTCCTATTTGACCATGATCTTTCACCAAGCGATCTCTACGATGAAACCGGACTCGGATCAGCACACAAATTCAAAGAGAAAGTGCTTGTTCCGATTTATCAAGATAGCGGAGTTAACATCACCGGATTCAAGAATTCCTATCATATCGCCTTCTGGAATGAAGGTGAGAGTCCTGACTACCGACGATATTCTAGTGCAGCAGTTGGTCTATGTAACCGGGTTATGGAAGGCGAAGAATATAATTTGAACATCCCAGAAAGCCGAATAAATGAGGATCATATGGAACGTGGTTTAGACCTGAGTCCATTTATTGATTGA
- a CDS encoding IS4 family transposase, translated as MGSVYKPPDSVVVNRIQRAFPSDELRERARATNLIQRERKLDVVALFYTLSLGFAAGSDRSIQAFLERYVEMADCDELSYATFHGWFKPGFVALLREILDEAIENLDTGQTELSGRLERFRDVLIVDATIISLYQDAKDVYALDDDRAGAKLHLTESLSTGLPTRFRTTDASTHERSQLPTGEWVAGALILFDLGYYDFWLFDRIDANDGWFVSRVKENADFEIVEELRTWRGNSIPLEGQSLQAVLDDLKRQEIDVQITLSFDRKRGSGASATRTFRLVGVRNDDSGEYHLYLTNLERDDYRAPDIAQLYRARWEIELLFKELKSRFGLDEINTTDAYIIEALIIMAALSLLMSRVIVDELQKLDAKQRDCADDAAASSTRLPRRRCSHAVERHAHLIQLYLMLDLGYELPDLDSLLLWSSRDPNPHRPRLREQVESGEFW; from the coding sequence GTGGGAAGTGTGTACAAACCACCGGATTCAGTAGTTGTGAACCGAATTCAAAGAGCGTTTCCATCCGATGAGTTGCGCGAGCGTGCTCGCGCAACGAATCTTATCCAGCGAGAGCGGAAACTCGACGTCGTCGCGTTGTTTTACACGCTCTCCCTCGGCTTTGCCGCTGGTTCTGATCGATCCATTCAGGCGTTTCTCGAACGCTACGTCGAGATGGCTGACTGCGACGAACTCTCGTATGCGACGTTTCACGGCTGGTTCAAACCAGGGTTCGTCGCACTCCTTCGAGAGATTCTCGATGAGGCCATCGAGAATCTCGACACCGGCCAAACCGAGCTGAGCGGACGTCTCGAACGATTTCGAGACGTCCTCATCGTCGACGCGACGATCATCTCGCTCTACCAAGACGCCAAAGATGTCTACGCACTCGATGATGACCGAGCCGGGGCGAAACTCCATCTCACCGAATCGCTCTCAACGGGACTTCCAACGCGATTTCGGACGACCGACGCGAGCACCCATGAACGGAGCCAGCTACCCACCGGCGAGTGGGTAGCTGGCGCCCTCATTCTGTTCGATCTCGGCTACTACGATTTCTGGCTGTTCGACCGCATTGACGCCAATGATGGCTGGTTCGTCTCTCGCGTCAAAGAAAACGCAGACTTCGAAATCGTCGAAGAACTCCGGACGTGGCGAGGGAACAGCATTCCGCTAGAAGGCCAGTCGCTGCAGGCCGTCCTCGACGACCTGAAGCGACAGGAAATTGACGTACAGATCACGCTCTCGTTCGACCGCAAACGAGGGTCGGGCGCCAGCGCGACCCGAACCTTCCGATTAGTCGGCGTTCGCAACGATGACAGCGGCGAGTATCATCTGTACCTGACGAATCTGGAGAGAGACGACTACCGCGCGCCCGATATCGCACAGCTCTATCGGGCGCGCTGGGAGATCGAACTGCTGTTCAAAGAACTCAAATCACGGTTCGGTCTGGACGAGATCAACACGACCGACGCCTACATCATCGAGGCGCTGATCATCATGGCAGCACTCTCGCTGCTGATGAGCCGGGTTATCGTCGACGAACTCCAGAAACTGGACGCAAAGCAGCGAGACTGCGCCGACGACGCCGCGGCGTCGTCGACGCGGCTTCCTCGACGACGATGTTCACACGCTGTCGAACGCCACGCTCATCTGATCCAGTTGTACCTGATGTTGGATCTGGGGTACGAGCTACCGGATCTCGATTCGTTGTTGCTGTGGTCGTCACGAGATCCAAATCCACACCGTCCGAGGTTACGTGAACAGGTGGAGTCAGGCGAGTTCTGGTAA
- a CDS encoding type I restriction-modification system subunit M, whose translation MVENFREKADFIWSIADLLRGDYKQSEYQKVILPLTVLRRLDCVTQRNKEDVLERYEQLQEQGIENVAPALKKASGEKVYNISEYTFKSLCNDPDQIASNLQYYINSYDEETKEIFDKFDFNHQIQRLDEADLLYQVMEEFKEIDLHPNEVPNEEMGYIYEELIRKFNELSNETAGEHFTPREVIELMVNLIFDEDDEVLTEEGAVRTVYDPACGTGGMLSVAEDHVRSFNEEANLHVFGQELNPESYAVCNSDMLIKGQEPDNIVYGNSFTDDGFSGKKFDYMLSNPPFGVSWKKVRDEVEREHEEQGFAGRFGAGTPRVSDGALLFLQHMISKMKPPEEGGSRTAIVFNGSPLFTGGPNSGESAIRRWIIENDWLECIVGLPESLFYNTGIYTYIWILNNTKPEHREGKIQLIDARDMYEKMNESLGDKRHKLSDEQIAEITSIFGDLEANGRSKIFDNEEFGYRRIVIDRPLRMSFQASQERIESLGDERAFTNRDEDTQKAIKDALSTFDSEKEWLDRDEFIDEVELCFNMHGVEVRKSVYNAIERALGERNPQAEIVTDSNGEPEHDTDLRTRERVPLGEDPHEYFEKNVEPYIENAWINESNKYFDDQDGKLGVVGYEINFNRYFYNYETPRSLEEIDEELQKLEGEINDLLQEVME comes from the coding sequence ATGGTCGAGAACTTTAGAGAGAAGGCTGATTTCATTTGGTCTATCGCAGACCTTCTCCGTGGGGATTACAAGCAGTCCGAGTATCAAAAAGTCATTCTGCCGCTGACGGTACTTCGTCGCCTCGACTGCGTGACGCAGCGCAACAAGGAAGACGTTTTAGAGCGCTACGAACAGCTCCAAGAGCAGGGCATCGAGAACGTCGCACCCGCACTAAAGAAGGCGTCTGGTGAGAAGGTGTACAACATCAGCGAGTACACTTTCAAGTCGCTGTGTAACGACCCCGACCAGATTGCGAGCAACCTCCAGTACTATATCAACTCGTACGACGAGGAGACGAAGGAAATCTTCGATAAGTTCGATTTCAACCACCAAATTCAGCGCCTCGATGAGGCGGACCTCCTGTACCAGGTCATGGAGGAGTTCAAGGAGATCGACCTGCATCCAAATGAGGTCCCCAACGAGGAGATGGGGTACATCTACGAAGAACTCATCCGGAAGTTCAATGAGCTCAGCAACGAGACCGCCGGGGAGCACTTCACGCCCCGAGAGGTCATCGAGCTGATGGTGAACCTCATTTTCGACGAGGACGACGAGGTACTGACCGAAGAGGGCGCAGTCCGCACGGTCTACGACCCCGCCTGTGGGACTGGTGGGATGCTCAGCGTGGCGGAAGACCACGTACGAAGCTTCAATGAGGAAGCAAACCTCCACGTCTTCGGCCAGGAGTTAAATCCGGAGAGTTACGCTGTCTGCAACTCAGACATGCTGATCAAAGGTCAGGAGCCCGATAATATTGTCTACGGTAATTCTTTTACTGATGATGGCTTCTCTGGCAAAAAATTCGACTACATGCTGTCAAACCCGCCGTTCGGTGTTTCCTGGAAGAAAGTCAGAGATGAGGTTGAGCGAGAGCACGAAGAACAGGGGTTCGCTGGCCGGTTCGGTGCTGGTACGCCGCGCGTTAGCGACGGTGCTCTTCTGTTTCTCCAACATATGATCAGTAAGATGAAGCCGCCTGAAGAGGGTGGGTCGCGGACAGCAATTGTGTTTAATGGATCACCTCTGTTCACGGGTGGTCCGAACAGTGGTGAATCCGCTATTCGCCGATGGATCATCGAAAATGATTGGCTAGAATGTATTGTGGGGCTCCCTGAGAGTTTGTTTTATAACACGGGTATCTATACGTACATCTGGATTCTCAACAACACTAAGCCTGAGCATCGGGAAGGAAAGATTCAGCTTATCGATGCCCGGGACATGTATGAGAAGATGAACGAAAGTCTCGGTGATAAGCGACATAAACTCTCCGACGAGCAAATTGCAGAAATCACTAGCATTTTCGGTGACCTTGAGGCAAACGGTCGCTCAAAAATCTTCGACAATGAGGAATTTGGCTACCGCCGCATTGTAATTGATCGCCCACTCCGGATGAGTTTCCAAGCAAGCCAAGAACGTATTGAGAGCTTGGGGGACGAACGGGCATTCACGAACCGTGATGAAGATACTCAAAAAGCAATCAAAGATGCGTTATCAACGTTTGACTCTGAGAAGGAATGGCTGGATCGAGACGAGTTCATCGACGAAGTAGAACTCTGCTTCAATATGCATGGTGTTGAGGTACGCAAGAGTGTATACAACGCCATCGAACGAGCGTTAGGGGAGCGTAATCCGCAAGCAGAGATTGTAACAGACAGTAATGGAGAGCCAGAGCATGATACCGATCTCCGAACGAGAGAGCGAGTACCATTAGGCGAGGATCCCCACGAATACTTTGAAAAAAATGTCGAACCATATATTGAGAATGCGTGGATCAATGAAAGTAATAAGTACTTTGACGATCAGGACGGCAAATTAGGAGTAGTTGGTTACGAGATTAATTTCAATCGTTATTTCTACAATTACGAGACCCCTCGTTCATTAGAGGAAATCGACGAAGAGCTTCAGAAATTAGAAGGTGAAATTAATGATCTACTCCAAGAGGTGATGGAATGA
- a CDS encoding restriction endonuclease subunit S, whose amino-acid sequence MNKQWFGSVPTHWESIPLKYLFQFTGGGTPSRSQSAYWDGDIPWVSPKDMKSSEIKDSEEYITQKGLEDSSSSLVPEGSLLIVARSGILKRTIPVAIASQPVAINQDLRALIPTRDDFDVRFIRLFIRGYRDTLLNLWRSKGATVESLDSNEIAATPFPLPPLETQKEIIDFVDHHGSHIDVLIEKKEHMVEKLKEKREAMVTKSVTKGIDSNTEMKETEVEWIGSVPSHWERLRIGSLIEEVKHPVEVSDDEVYQEIGIRSHGKGIFHKDPVTGEEIGNKNVFEVVEKALIFNIVFAWEGAVAVSTEAENEMIASHRFPMYVPRNEEISLEYLKYFFTHGYGQGVLDWNSPGAAGRNRTLNREAMLSEEFWFPPADEQQRIAQHISDNLSKINSLINTIEQGIHLLKEKRQTFVKRAITGRTDLSDWDVSEEMESLV is encoded by the coding sequence ATGAACAAACAGTGGTTCGGCAGTGTACCCACCCATTGGGAGTCTATTCCGCTAAAGTACCTCTTCCAGTTTACTGGAGGAGGGACTCCATCCAGAAGCCAGTCAGCGTACTGGGATGGCGATATCCCATGGGTCTCTCCAAAAGACATGAAATCAAGTGAGATTAAGGACTCGGAGGAATATATCACGCAAAAGGGGTTAGAGGACAGTTCCTCCTCCCTCGTTCCGGAAGGCTCACTCTTGATTGTCGCTCGCTCCGGGATTTTGAAACGTACTATCCCTGTTGCTATAGCTTCCCAGCCAGTAGCTATCAATCAAGACCTTCGAGCACTCATTCCCACAAGAGATGATTTTGACGTACGATTTATCCGACTGTTCATACGCGGGTACCGAGATACATTACTTAACCTGTGGCGATCAAAAGGTGCCACAGTAGAGAGTTTGGATTCTAATGAAATAGCGGCAACACCGTTTCCTCTTCCACCATTAGAGACACAAAAAGAAATTATTGATTTTGTTGATCATCACGGATCTCATATTGATGTTTTAATTGAGAAGAAGGAACACATGGTTGAGAAGTTGAAAGAGAAGCGGGAAGCAATGGTCACAAAGTCGGTTACTAAAGGAATCGACTCGAATACAGAGATGAAGGAGACAGAGGTAGAGTGGATCGGATCAGTTCCTTCTCACTGGGAGAGGTTACGAATAGGCAGCCTTATTGAAGAAGTGAAGCACCCAGTGGAGGTTAGTGACGATGAGGTATACCAAGAAATCGGCATCAGATCTCACGGGAAGGGGATATTCCATAAAGATCCCGTCACAGGCGAAGAAATCGGGAACAAAAATGTCTTTGAAGTTGTTGAAAAAGCATTGATATTTAATATTGTTTTTGCTTGGGAAGGTGCGGTCGCTGTAAGTACTGAGGCTGAGAATGAAATGATTGCTTCTCACCGTTTCCCAATGTACGTTCCAAGAAATGAAGAGATAAGCCTAGAGTATTTGAAATACTTTTTCACGCATGGTTACGGACAAGGAGTTCTCGATTGGAATTCACCGGGAGCAGCTGGTCGCAATCGAACACTTAACCGAGAGGCAATGTTGAGCGAGGAGTTTTGGTTCCCTCCAGCAGACGAACAGCAAAGGATCGCACAACACATTTCGGACAACTTGTCCAAGATTAATTCACTTATAAATACGATAGAACAAGGAATTCACTTACTCAAGGAGAAGCGCCAGACTTTCGTCAAGCGTGCTATCACTGGACGAACTGATTTAAGTGACTGGGATGTGTCAGAAGAGATGGAAAGTCTCGTATGA
- a CDS encoding type I restriction endonuclease subunit R, with protein MTYGTYDEESFEDLIASNLVEHSDYGYLPSEEFDRERGIFPDVVVSFVKETQPEKWEKLETAYKGNARKRFLQDLTSAMEGRGTLELLRHGLRTTGTTIDLAAFKPNTGLNPEVQKRYEANRLGVTQQFYYSTTDPKKSIDLALTVNGIPVATAELKNKFTDQSVIDAKVQYKSDRDSGEPALKFKRGALVHFAVDQDEVEYTTELDGDDTHFLPFNKGHNGGAGNPPREDSHRTAYLWEEVWEKDSWMEILQRFIHIDTEEIRKGGVKVDEEETIIFPRYHQLECVRQLVDAAQENGAGEDYLVQHSTGSGKSKSIAWLVHRLVSLHNDADEAVFDGVVVVTDRTVLDEQLRNTIYELDHKTGVVHAVKGEQGSKSQELAEAIEAGKPVIITTLQTFPHVIEHAKRLPERDYAVVVDEAHSSQSGEMAHEMKQILSGIDIDEDDDAEDLIVKSAETRGNQENLSFFAFTATPKGKTLEAFGTVPEGGDKPEPFHLYSMRQAIEEGFILDVLQHYTTYDTFYNVAKVIKEDPQVPQKKAVKAVSKFLKLHPHNISQKVEIIVEHFREHAQHKIGGKAKAMVVTSSRVHAVRYKKAIDEYIEKNGYNLSALVAFSGTVEDDGFEYTEREMNNGIKESELPSKFDTPEYQVLVVADKYQTGFDQPLLHTMYVDKKLSGIQAVQTLSRLNRTHPGKEDTFVLDFENDREDIYEAFEPYYEKTTLEEATDPQHIYQLESDLNASQIYTQQEVDQFAEAFFSPENKGTEQAHAKLSSLIQPARDRFMVSDEETQDEFRSQLRSFLRLYKFQSQVVNYSDTTLEKLYTFGRFLYKELPRDSRESRVEFNDELALQYYRLEKSDEGSIELDSSGGGVSSPTETGTGSQDDEEVELSTIVEKINEKLGTDFTEADQLFLDQIKEDALEDDHIRRSAQVNTKENFALEFDDVLTGMFIDRMDQNQDLFAKFMDNEEVQEAITKHLRREVYKESQQANG; from the coding sequence ATGACGTACGGCACTTACGATGAAGAAAGTTTTGAGGACTTAATCGCATCCAATCTCGTAGAGCACAGTGATTACGGGTACTTGCCGTCCGAGGAGTTTGACCGGGAGAGGGGTATCTTTCCGGATGTCGTCGTATCCTTCGTCAAAGAGACACAGCCGGAGAAGTGGGAGAAATTGGAAACCGCGTACAAGGGTAACGCTCGGAAACGATTCCTCCAGGACCTCACGAGTGCGATGGAGGGACGAGGGACGTTGGAACTACTTCGCCACGGTCTTCGGACCACCGGGACCACGATCGACCTCGCGGCTTTCAAGCCGAACACCGGACTGAACCCTGAGGTTCAGAAACGCTACGAGGCGAACCGTCTGGGTGTCACCCAGCAGTTCTACTATTCGACGACCGACCCGAAGAAGAGTATCGACCTCGCGTTGACCGTCAACGGAATTCCGGTGGCCACCGCGGAGTTGAAGAACAAGTTCACTGATCAAAGTGTTATTGACGCAAAGGTTCAGTACAAGTCCGACCGCGACTCCGGTGAACCTGCACTAAAATTCAAGCGAGGGGCGCTAGTGCACTTTGCCGTTGACCAAGACGAGGTCGAGTACACGACCGAGTTGGATGGTGACGATACCCACTTCCTCCCATTCAACAAGGGGCACAACGGTGGTGCCGGGAATCCCCCGCGAGAAGATAGTCACCGGACGGCCTACCTCTGGGAAGAGGTCTGGGAGAAGGACAGCTGGATGGAGATTCTCCAGCGGTTCATCCACATCGACACCGAGGAGATTCGGAAGGGCGGTGTGAAGGTAGACGAAGAGGAGACCATCATCTTCCCCCGGTACCACCAGTTAGAATGTGTCCGACAACTCGTGGACGCTGCACAGGAAAACGGTGCTGGTGAAGACTACCTTGTTCAGCACTCAACCGGCAGCGGGAAGAGCAAGTCTATCGCATGGCTCGTCCATCGACTTGTCTCGCTCCATAACGATGCCGATGAGGCGGTCTTCGATGGCGTTGTTGTGGTCACGGATCGAACCGTACTCGACGAGCAGTTACGGAACACGATCTACGAACTGGACCACAAGACCGGCGTTGTCCACGCGGTCAAAGGCGAACAGGGATCGAAGTCCCAGGAACTCGCGGAAGCTATCGAAGCTGGCAAACCGGTTATCATCACTACGCTCCAGACGTTCCCTCACGTCATCGAACACGCGAAACGACTCCCCGAACGTGATTATGCCGTTGTAGTGGACGAGGCACATAGTAGCCAGTCCGGCGAGATGGCCCATGAGATGAAGCAGATCCTCTCCGGCATCGATATCGATGAAGACGACGATGCTGAGGATCTTATTGTGAAGAGTGCAGAGACACGAGGCAATCAGGAGAACCTCAGCTTCTTTGCGTTCACGGCGACGCCAAAGGGGAAAACGCTGGAAGCGTTTGGAACCGTTCCTGAGGGAGGGGACAAGCCTGAACCGTTCCACCTGTATTCGATGCGCCAGGCCATCGAAGAAGGATTTATTTTGGACGTCCTTCAGCACTACACGACGTATGATACGTTCTACAACGTAGCGAAAGTCATCAAGGAGGACCCGCAAGTTCCCCAGAAGAAGGCGGTCAAGGCAGTTTCGAAGTTCCTGAAACTGCATCCCCACAATATCTCTCAGAAGGTCGAGATCATCGTTGAGCACTTCCGCGAACACGCGCAGCACAAGATCGGTGGGAAGGCAAAGGCGATGGTCGTGACGTCGTCGCGCGTACACGCTGTGCGGTACAAGAAAGCGATCGACGAGTACATTGAAAAGAATGGATACAATCTGAGTGCCTTGGTTGCGTTCAGCGGGACTGTTGAGGATGACGGCTTCGAGTACACTGAACGGGAGATGAATAACGGAATCAAGGAGTCCGAACTCCCGAGCAAGTTCGATACCCCAGAATATCAGGTTCTCGTTGTTGCCGATAAATACCAGACAGGGTTCGACCAGCCGCTTCTACACACGATGTACGTGGATAAGAAACTCTCTGGTATTCAAGCCGTGCAAACGTTGTCCCGCCTGAACCGAACTCATCCTGGCAAAGAAGACACCTTCGTCCTTGATTTCGAAAACGACCGTGAGGACATCTATGAGGCTTTCGAGCCCTATTACGAGAAAACCACTCTCGAAGAAGCAACCGACCCACAGCACATCTACCAGCTGGAGTCGGATTTGAACGCGTCCCAGATCTACACCCAGCAGGAGGTTGATCAATTTGCGGAGGCATTCTTTAGTCCGGAGAATAAGGGAACTGAGCAAGCACACGCGAAGTTGAGCAGTCTCATTCAACCGGCACGTGACCGGTTCATGGTGTCCGATGAGGAGACGCAAGATGAATTCCGTTCCCAGCTCCGTTCGTTCCTCAGGCTGTACAAGTTCCAGTCACAGGTGGTGAACTATTCAGATACCACTTTGGAAAAGCTCTATACGTTCGGTCGTTTCCTCTACAAGGAACTCCCTCGAGATTCACGCGAGTCGAGGGTAGAGTTTAACGACGAACTTGCGCTCCAATACTACCGATTGGAGAAATCGGACGAAGGAAGTATTGAACTCGATTCCAGTGGCGGAGGTGTATCTTCACCGACGGAAACCGGTACGGGCAGTCAAGACGACGAAGAAGTCGAGCTTTCAACAATTGTTGAGAAAATCAATGAAAAGCTGGGTACGGACTTCACTGAGGCGGACCAGCTTTTCCTTGACCAAATCAAAGAGGACGCTCTCGAAGATGACCACATCCGACGATCGGCTCAGGTCAACACTAAAGAGAATTTCGCGCTTGAGTTCGATGACGTATTGACCGGGATGTTCATCGACCGGATGGACCAAAATCAGGATCTCTTCGCTAAATTCATGGATAACGAAGAGGTTCAGGAAGCAATAACAAAACATCTCCGGCGTGAGGTTTACAAAGAAAGTCAACAGGCGAATGGCTGA
- a CDS encoding tyrosine-type recombinase/integrase, whose amino-acid sequence MNENIVHLLSEIDDPETIEKVLKQMDVDDTSQESSPRNRFAQATLSDLYKRFLSRRQNRSPSTRAQYKRTIPRFVEFAADNDITNPVEISSPLVDAYVDYLQSEYDSDATILTYTKNARTWLRWLSQRELCDESIYRILDKEELGLTPRARDEAIPKSEATGILHRLRQRRRGSGMHALTELLWNGGPRIGGVHSLDVPDFDPKKKELRFRHRPETGTRLKNGNKNSNTAGDGERNIVIKDEVISAIQLYIETERPDVTDEYGREPLFATEYGRASRSTLRRWVYEATSCRWNPKDVDNCSCDGSCNPDSNVCPESIRSSLTGRGIQRRQARIVSN is encoded by the coding sequence ATGAACGAGAATATTGTCCATCTGCTGTCGGAGATCGATGACCCTGAGACTATCGAGAAAGTGCTGAAGCAAATGGATGTGGACGATACGTCCCAAGAGAGTTCTCCTCGAAATAGATTTGCTCAAGCCACCCTCTCTGATCTCTACAAGCGATTTCTTTCACGCAGGCAGAATCGGAGCCCGTCAACGCGGGCCCAGTACAAGCGAACAATTCCTCGATTCGTTGAATTCGCAGCAGACAATGACATTACGAACCCAGTAGAGATTTCTTCACCGTTGGTTGATGCGTACGTCGACTACTTACAGTCGGAATATGACTCTGACGCAACGATCCTTACGTATACGAAGAACGCACGCACATGGCTTCGGTGGCTCAGCCAACGGGAACTATGCGACGAATCAATTTACAGAATCCTCGATAAGGAGGAACTCGGTCTGACTCCAAGAGCTCGTGACGAGGCGATTCCGAAATCTGAAGCCACAGGTATCCTTCATCGACTCCGGCAACGTCGACGAGGTTCTGGTATGCATGCTCTCACAGAGCTTCTCTGGAATGGTGGACCACGTATTGGTGGCGTACACTCTCTTGATGTCCCTGATTTTGATCCCAAGAAGAAAGAACTCCGCTTCCGTCACAGACCGGAAACAGGAACGAGGCTAAAGAATGGAAACAAAAATTCGAACACAGCTGGTGATGGTGAGCGAAACATCGTGATTAAAGACGAGGTCATAAGCGCAATTCAATTGTATATCGAGACAGAACGGCCTGACGTTACTGACGAGTACGGTCGAGAGCCGCTATTTGCGACAGAATACGGACGGGCATCTCGGTCGACACTTCGGCGATGGGTGTACGAAGCTACGAGCTGCCGCTGGAATCCAAAAGATGTGGATAATTGCTCGTGTGATGGTAGCTGTAATCCTGATTCGAACGTATGCCCAGAGTCCATCCGTTCTAGTTTAACAGGTCGGGGTATCCAGAGACGCCAAGCTAGAATCGTCAGTAACTAG